From Erinaceus europaeus unplaced genomic scaffold, mEriEur2.1 scaffold_750, whole genome shotgun sequence:
GAGCTGtctcagaggcagagcacatgcatgagcCCCTGAGATTGAGTCCTCAGCATATTGTTTCtaaaaaatacatcagaaacttcTGCCTTCAAACAGAGAAATGTCTCATCCCACTGCTGGATGTTTGTACCTGGGATGAAGGTGTTACAGGGCCATGTTCTTTCTAAAAACTATGgcgagagcggggggggggggagtcctgtCTTACCTCTATAGTTTCTGAACTTCACAAACAAGCCTAGTTCCTCCTTAGTTGGTGGATTCTGCTGCATTCACCCAGTCTGCCACCATAACCacatgtccatttctctctgtgtgaccctctctttccctcttctcggGAGACAAACAACAGACTAGATGATAGCTCCTCTTACCTTGAATGTGTCTGCAAAACCCCAATTTCCAAGTAAGATGACTAGGATTAGTGTTTCCACATGCCTGTTAGCTGGATCCAGTCCCCCAGGAAGTTAGCAGAAAATATCTGGCTATGgtatcactctctagcaaaagtaacTCTCTTCCACCCTCACTTATGGACTGCTAGGTCATTCCCCTGGCACATTTTATCCTATGCCATCCTCATTTTGAGGTGACTCTGATCATATGTCCAGGGGCTCTATTCACTGAAAaagctgaaaacaaaaacataagatgcagacctgtacacttgtgtgtatgtgagtgtcctgGCTCCAACAAGCTCACAAGTGCCCTGTGGAGAATGATGGTAGGGTAGGTTCTGGGGGTGGCACCGGTGAGAAGACAGGCGTTTTCTGGCCCCACAGAATAGACAGTCTAGTGGGATGAGGTTTGCACTCAAGATGTGGCTTCCTAAATAACAACCTCTAGCCAGgcctgaggacagagcctggtgATGTGCATGCCTGGCCTCTGGCACCCtctggtgactgtggctgtgtctctccTAGTGGGCTGTTCATCACCAATCATGACAAGGGCCACATTGCCACCATGCTCAACTCATGGCCTGAGGATGACATTAAGGTAGGGTtcttctcttctgtgctgttGCTCTGTGCTGGACTGGGTCCTCTCAGCCTGGACCAGAAAGGAAGCCATTGCATCACCAAACGGAAGAGTCAACAAACTTGTATAAGGCCTGGCTTCCACACCTGTCATAGCTATGCACAGCAAtcctgacagagggagagtgggTCAGAACAAGGCGTCCAGGTATAGCAGGggctgaggatttgaacccagatcctggtgcagGGTAACCTTGGTTTCTCTGAAAGATGATGGCAGATGGGTTTCCTCCACTGAGCCTGCAGCTACCACCACCCAGTAAAGGGGAGTCGAGGGTACGGGGGCCTATGCTGACTTAGGTAGGCTGGCATCCAGAGGAGTACCACTGCAGGAGCACGCCCCCTGTCTTGTAGGCTGTGGTGGTGACAGATGGGGAACACACCCttggcctgggggacctgggctgctACGTCATGGGCATCCAAGTGGGCAAGCTGGTGCTATACACAGTGTGCAGGAGAGTCAACTCACAGCAGTGCCTGCCTGTGATGCTGGATGTGGGTACCAACAACCAGGTAATGACCCCAACCCACGGTACAAGGCCCTGAGgacagcagggatgcttctgcCTCAGGGAACCTCCTTTTCATGgacaacacaggaggagagagaaagagagataagtatagagacagaaatgccaGGTCAGGCCACATACATGTCCTGCAATaagcaatcacagaaaccagaactcctttgttctgcaccctaaaaagaatttatgtcctgggaccgggtggtggtacacctggttgagtgcacacgttacagtgcttgaggactcaggtttgagcccccagtccccacttgcatacagaaagctttacaagtggtgaagcagttttccaggtgtctctcctctcttccttgatATCTCCTCTAACTTCTCGATTTATGGCTATCTCGAGTCAATAAATAatgacaagaaaaataataataaaggaattttgtcccatactcccaaaggggggaaatgttagaggaagatgaccagaggagacTAAACCCCTATTATCCTGGGATCTAAAATGTTTTCACCAACAGTCTTTGTTTCTAAACcatcattgagagggaagagaatcaggAAAATCAGAGGATGTCAGgtactgttttgcttatctgagagagaagagggaaaagaaggaagggcattcagaagtagtgataggtgtagctATGacgtagaaaggaagtgaagacagagtcatagaaatgaataaaaatgggcaaaagagataaaaattcacacacacacacacaggcagagagagagagagggagagggagagggagaggagagggagaggaagcgggagagggagagggagagggagagggagagggagagggagagggagagggagagggagagggagagggagagggagaggggcaccaATATATATTCAACCCACACCTATAAcctcagaactatggtggtttctgctggagggggttggaaacacagaactctgatggtagggatAGTATAGAATtagacccctattatcctataattttgtagcacactattaagtcactaataaaacataaaattaaaaggaagcagGAGAAAAAGCCAGGCCAAGTAGGACAAGGGCCTGGCCTAGATGTGAGTCCCCCCACACCACACAGGGGTGCTTGGCTTCAGGGGAAATTCAGGTGCTTTggagtctctccttctcctcctcctcctcctcctcctgctcctgctcctgctcctcgtcctcctcctctttcctttctgtctctcactctttctctatctgaaaaagttggtgggGCAATGAAATTGCACATGCCTGAGGCCTGGCTCCAGAAAGCTAGTCATGGAGAACATGAAGAGAAGTGGTGAAAGTAGAATAGTGGTTTCCATTCTAGGCTCTTTTCTTCAGTATTTTTCCACCAAAGCCATCCTACATCCTAAGACCAAAGCTGCCTTTTCCCAGCAAAGCCATTGGAATCCAGCTgttctcaagttcatgtgtattatgAGTTCTTTCCCAAGTTAGCTTTTGTCCTACTGTGtcattgctttgtttgtttgtttgtctgtctttctgactACTTTACCAGGGCACCAATCAGCTATGGCTtattggtgatgctgaggattgaacctgagaccttggagccacaggcatgggacttttttttattaccatcaaGTTGTCTCCCTTGCCTCTCTGCTCCAAGGGTGTCATTTGATTGGCTGTTGAGTGTATCCACAGTTCCATAAGGAACTGCCCTCCCACAACTGGACTCaggaaatttctcatctcctggcaAATAGAAAACTGGTTCCAGCACTCAGCATCTACAGATTGGTGTTTATTTTCCATCTCGATTATCttcttaggaaaaattcttagaaatatcagactggggagatagcataggtcAACAGAAACACTTttctacctgaggctctgaggtcaaagTTTCAACCCCCAatcccatcataaaccagagttaagcaatgttgaaggggagggagaaagaaagaaagaaagaaagaaagaaagaaagaaagaaagaaagaaagaaaagaaatgaaatatggaagaaaggatggaaggaaggaaggaaggaaggaaggaaggaaggaaggaaggagggaaggaaggaaggaaggaagggaaaggaagggaagggaagggaagggaagggaagggaagggaagggaagggaagggaaaggaagaagtaaagagacttaagaagaaagaaagaaaaaaaagaagtagggaccagaagatagttcacccagtatggcacacatgttatcatgtgtaagTAACGACCCAATTTCAAATGCTCATGGTGGTCTTCCGGCTTGGAGGGGAGGAAACTAGAAGCAGTGCctcagtgtctctcttctgtctgtctctcctctctgtctccctctatgccTTTCAACCTGTATCTAAAGAGAAATAATTGAGAGTGGGTGGGCCCAtgcaatggtgtacctggttatgtacacactgcagtgtgcaaggatgtggcttcaagcccctggtccccacctacaggggcaaaatgtcacaagtagtgaaggaaagctgcatgtgtctctctatatcttcccttctctagctccctctcccctctcaatttctgtctctatccaataataaataaataaagttataaattataaaaaggaagtaaaacATTTGGCTGCTTGAACCAGCaattttgttgtgcaggcaccaagctccaggaccAACCCTGTGtcaaaatttaaacaaagaaacaaataacttAGCTGGCCTGGAGGTGCAGAGGAGCCCCCTAGGCTGGAAGCTTAGGCCCCAGAGCCCTTCAGCACaatcacctcccagccccatgtCCATCTTTCCCACTATGCTGGGCTCCTGATTCGTCTGTCAGTCTGGCTGGCTGCCCCAGGAGCTGCTGGGGGACACCCTGTACATCATCCTGCAGCAGGAGAGCATGCATGGGGAGGATTATGACCAGTTGCTGGAGGAGTTCATGCAGGCAGTCACCCACAAGGGAGCAACACAAGCcactgggatggggtggggcaggAAGTGGCTCCGAGGACAAACTGGGGTAGGGAGAAGGGTGCATGGGAGGCAAGGGAAGAAGACCCTGCCTCACCTCTAAACTCAGAGACAATCAGGGCCATCAGTGGTGAGTgtgagtggggtgtgggggtgtgtggttACTGAGGCCCATGGGGGAGGGAACCCAGCATCTGAAGTCCAAAAAGGAAAACCTACAGGCCTGAGCTGTTCTGACTGGAGGCAGGCTTCAGAATGTTTTGAGTGGAGGGGAAATGTGTCCTTCCCACAGAAGGTTCTAGAATTCAGGATGCCTCACCCCTACCTGAGGGCTGGGCTGTGTGAGTAAGTAGGTCCTGTGGATACTGGCTGTGAGATTGATGAGGGGACATCTCTGCCCTGGAATGAGGGTGCCCTCACTCAGTGGGAGACCTACCCGGAGGAGCCCAGCTAAGGCTAGTGAgttcctcactctgtcttcccccagcagccacacacacacacacacacacacacacacacacacacacacatctggtgCCAAAAAGATAGATCCTGAAAAAGGAGCTGAAAGTGTCCCTGAAGAGAAGAATATGCTGAGGAGCACACATGACGCTGAAGCTCAAAGGGGCAGGAGTGTGGTGGATGTGTGGAGAAAAGCCAGAGGATTGTCATCCAGGAATGCCCAGAGAGGCTGTCTTCTGGCCTAAATTAGCCAGCGCTGcccacagtgctctggcttctcttgggGCAGAGCCCCCTGACACAGGATGAGGAACTGAATGAACTGCATGTCTCAATGTCTCTTCAGGGACTCTTCAAGGAGCTGGGAGTAGCTGCaagtgctgggttcaagccccagcaccacgtgggagcatcACAACACCAGGGTAACTTTATGCCTGGtgttgtttctttctgtttcatgcccccacccccaacaaaaaATAGACAGTGACAGGGCAATAGGTGTGttgtctggtagagtgcatatgttacgagGCCAGAGAACCGTGGTTTGAACTGCAGGCCACTTTGTGTgagcacctgcagaggagacacttcctgtgcagaggagcagtgctgtggaggtgTCTCCCCACCTCTAGCTCTCTATTCCTTTTGGTATCTCACCCTTTCaactcattgctggggctcagtgtctgcacagctcCACCGCTCCCAGATGCCATtactttctttcctctagataaagggtgactgacagagagatagagaggaaagacacatagaggagaagagaaaccacagcactggtccactacttgtgaagccccccaacccccattgaCAGGTACCCATGTAgtggctggggttcaaacctaggacctcttgCATAATAGCCTATATTCTCACTGACGTCTAACTCAGATACGGAATGCACTGCCTCGTCCAGTTTGAGGACTTCACCAATGTCAATGCCTTCTGTCTGCTAAACAAGTACCAAGACAAGTACTGCATGTTCAGTGATGACATCCAAGGTATGTTCCGCCCTGAGACTGAGTGGCTGGGACTGGCTCCCTCACACAGGACCACCTGCTGCCAGAGTACCACTGGGGCTCCACTGTCTGGTGACTCAGGCTTcgctgtgacctgggagagagtgctGGGGCTTTGCTAAACCACTGCTCCCTGGTCTAGGCCTTGGAGACCATGACCACATCCAGGGAGATGAGTATTACATGACTGCATATATCTGTGACTgtgtacaaggatgcaggtttgagcctctggacaccacatgggagcacctacaagggggaagcttcatgagcaatggagcggtgttatgttgtctctcctctttctatctctctcacttttaatctctctgtctcttgacttctatcatatacatatatacatatatatacatatacatacacacacacacacacacacacacacatatatatgtcatgtaggcattgagtcccagcaagaacactggtggcaaaaaaaaaaaattgaatgaaacATGTAAGGGGCATTCTAAATAATTTAACTAGCAAATGCAAGCTGGACTAGGACAGAGCACCTTTGTGAGCCACAGTTTCAGCCTCTCTCCACAGAAGaagctaacaaagacctggggcagatatagtaaatgtttaaagcactaatatatgggggtcatatggtggcatggccaatagatcatacaggttatcatgctcaaggacctgacccaagttcaagcctccagtcctcacctgcatcaggtagcaggaagcttcatgagcagtgaagcattatGACagatgcctctccttctctctgtctcaaagcaCTGGATATACTTACAGGGAATTATGA
This genomic window contains:
- the LOC132536614 gene encoding NADP-dependent malic enzyme, mitochondrial-like, giving the protein MPVSWIQSPRKLAENIWLCGLFITNHDKGHIATMLNSWPEDDIKAVVVTDGEHTLGLGDLGCYVMGIQVGKLVLYTVCRRVNSQQCLPVMLDVGTNNQELLGDTLYIILQQESMHGEDYDQLLEEFMQAVTHKGATQATGMGYGMHCLVQFEDFTNVNAFCLLNKYQDKYCMFSDDIQVKVHTVSVSPLALFLDVEAL